Part of the Ursus arctos isolate Adak ecotype North America unplaced genomic scaffold, UrsArc2.0 scaffold_1, whole genome shotgun sequence genome, TATAAGACTCAATATAACCCCAATAAAATCCAACAGGTCTGTTGTGTATAGGGGATAGCTAGAGGCAATCTCACAAGCTAActctgaaatttatatggaatgtcAAAATCCAGGAATAGCTAAAATATAAAGCCTTGGAAAGAGAATGGTTTTAGAGCAAGGATATAGAACAACAGAATGAAATAGCAGGCTGAGATACAGATCCACACATACATGGTCATTTCTGACAAGGCAGCAGAACAACATGAGAAAAGACGATCTTTTCAATGGCTAATattactgggaaaactggatatccacatgcaaagaaataaaattggacTCCTACTGTCCTGTACatgaaacacacaaaacaaatgtGATAGAGGAAAAACAATGAAGGTTTTAGAAGATAATATGGGAAAATAGCCTCATGACTCGGAACATAAACTGACTACACTAAAACTTAAGCTGCGAAAAGACAAATCCGCAgaagggaaaagatatttgcaacacataCAACCAATAAGTGGGTCATATATTGAAATATAGTGATAATATGTATAATTTCAACAATagatcaataagaaaatgataatccagaagaaaaatgagcaagagaCATGAACAAGCACTTCATAAAAGAGGAAACATACGTGGCCAATAAACTTCTGAAAAGATTCTAACCTCGCTgttttaggaaaatgcaaattaaaaacacagtaagaCAGCACTTCACATCtttaagaatggctaaaattaaaaagaccaaaaacacCAAGTATCAAGTATAGTCTAGGCTGTGAAATAACACAGCTATAGAGGAGTTCAGCTacttggaaaacaatttgatgTTACCTGCCAAAGTTGAAAATACTATTAGTCTATGGCTCATAAGTTCTCTTCCTCTGTATTTTTCctacaaaaacacaaacatgtaCACTAGAAGACACAGATAGATTCACACATTATTGTAATGCTTCCAAACTGAAAATAGTCCACATATTCATCAACATTAAAATGGATAAGTTATAGTATATacatttaatggaatattacctAGCAATGAAAACCAACAAGCCACAGTTGTATGCATTAATACGAATGGATGTCCCAAACATGTTGACTAagggaagccagacacaaaattaTATGATTTGTTATAAatcaattcaaaagaaaaaagtgatattGTATATGACCTGAGGTGTTGTCATCCTAGAGGGGTACCTGGAAGGGAAAACTTTTGGAGCAGAACCAGTGATGTTCCATTTCTTGACCTGAGTAGTGGTTACACAGGTTTGCACCCATTTATCAAGCTGTTCTCTTACGTTTTATGTACTTTTCTGTGTATCTATTCCATTTCATATCAAAATGGTTTAAGGAAATTAAACTAAATAGCTTACCCCGAGACTAGCATCTGCCCATtatgagaaaaagcacaagccAGAACAGGAGCACAGTGCCCACTCAgtgtacttttatattttaattcaaaaccTGCAaataacaaggcaagaaaaattaGCAAGCTGACTGtgcttagaatttatttttaagtcaaaactatttcactcatttattttaataaactatCTTTGTctaaagatacaaaaatgaaaaaaatcctcatGCAACCCAGGTTTTGGAATGCAGTGTGATTAAGCGGTCTCAAATGTCCAgtaatgggtaaagaaaatggtGCCCTCAGCAAATGTGGAGGGATTATAATGATcgagtacttttaaaatttaaaattttaaactctataaaatacaaaaaaatatagcattttaaactaatctaaaattttaaactattaagACAATCTTggcatctaatttttaaaaatataaaatatatattggggtgcctggctggctcagtcagtggagcatgtgactcttgatctcaggggcatgaatttgagccccacgctgggcatggagcctacttaaaaataaaattaaaaaaatatatatatataatatatacacacaagtataaatacacatataccaATTGCCCAAATGTCTAAACGAagatcagttatttttttaatttttgaaaagatttatttgagagagagaaagagagagagcacgtgcacacaaacagggtgagggggagagtgagaagcaggcttcccgctgagcagggagctcggggctctatcccaggaccctaggatcatgacctgagccaaaggcagatgcttaaccgactgagccacccagacgccccacaaagatcagtttttaaaatctaatatcaagaaaatattttctcattacataaataaaaaataatcaatgatAATTTATACGTCCTGTAATTCCAATTATATCTTATAATACTCCTACAAAGTATGGTAACACTAAAATCCTTTTTATGCTTTCtgtaattattgaaaaatatcacAACTATTTTAAAGCTAAACCAAAGGAATTCAATATATTTTAGTGACAACctataaaaattactattaagAAGCTGACCTGAGGAGataaagaaataagtgaaatctattaattttctcagaataattatttttttgaagcaTTAACGGCTCTTAAGATAACagcatttaattaaatgaaaaggtCATTAGAGCTGGTAAAAGtttcaacaaatagaaaagatattattattactaaatatacataatttccattcacaataggaaaaaaacatgtATGTTTTATCTGGGAGAGGAGCTGTGGTCACTGAAGGCCTACGGCGCATACTGATCAGGCACCGGCGCAATCAAACAGCAAAACGTTCACAAGCTGTAAACCACATGAAGGCCAATAAAACTTGCAAAATCACCATAGGCTATATTCTCAAGTGTAAGATCCACAAGTCTATCTACTCCTCCCTAACaaataagcaattaaaaaaattaggtgCAAATGATGATGAACACTTTATAAAAAGGCTTTAACAGTGCAGGTTTATAAACTGTTAAGtatgtttttcaaagaatcagtgtaaaaacacattttcaaggCAATGCATcaaatgttttacttttgaacaAGTATTAAAGACATATTTAGAACATCCAATATACGACTATATTCATGGATTCtcataaaaatttttactttggcAAGACTAAAAAGACAGGATAGACCAGCAAACCCTGGTCCTCACCAGTATGTCACTGAACACATTAAAAGAATGactaaatactaaatataacCTAATTGGCAATAAATGAACTGAATTTCCACAAAGAGAAATATTCATTTCCTGATAATGGTCCCTTCTCTATACACTGGTATAAagacaaagattttctctttgatcaAACTCCAGCCAGGCTCTTCTGAGCCCTGTTCTCAACTAAAGCCCTGAACTTGACTTATAAAGAAAGACTCACACTAACATAGTTTCTGACAGCTCCAGGCCGCATCCCTAGGATAACCCTAGTCCCCTTAAAGTAGCCGTCTGAGAAAACTCAAGGTTGCCAAAAGAATTTACTGTTCGTTCCAGCCAACACGTGATGATAGGACCCCTGTCTCCCActctgtgggagggtaggagcctaaTCTCCCTAAGTGTCAGTTAGCAAACCCAGATGAGTTTCACATGACCCCCATCCTTCCtgttctttgtaatttttcacttccCTGACTCTACAACAGAGCCCCACTTACCTCCCTCCTTATTCCCTCATTCTCCCTTCAAAATGCCCACTCACCTCTGTATAAACTGAAGCTGAGTAAAGTTCATATTAGACCCTTCTCCCTATTGCAATAGTATATTACTGGTTAAAATCTATCCTTATATTTTGGTGTCCAGCTTTGTTCATCTTTGACAATAATTGTAAACAACAAAATGCAGTTTGTAATTTAACTGAAGCTTATTAGGtaacaataaagtaaaaatatttttaagcatttgaaGCAAGATGGCCTATTGACCATATAATTTCACAGTTCCCATTAAAATGATAGCGGAAGAACTGATAAAGACCTAACAGCGTGACAATgaagagaatggaaagagaggCATCAGCAGGCCAGACACCGAAGCCAGTTTGGGAAGGCAGAAAGCACATTAGCTGACGAGGCagtagagaggagcagagtaacAGCCCAGAGTGCAAAAGGGGGGGCGACGGCCAAGAAGAAAGTTAATCTGCCCTAGAACACCCCAAAAGACTTAGTACTATCAACAGctggggaaaaggaaaatcagaatgacacagaaatcaacctgaaaacaagaaaattagcAAAAAGTCTGCTGATAAAACATTCGGTGTCCACCTCCAATCCCTCCCTCATCCCACCCATACATAGCACACTGCACGAAGCCAGATGCTTCTCTCTAGGGAAAACCCTTCTAGGGAAAACAAGGGCTTTCTAGGGAGCTCCTTGGCAGCTCCAGGGCAATTCTCTAAGTCCCTAAACCCTCTCCAGTAAGGGCCAACAACCCACTTCCTCATCCTAAAGGGAAGCCAGCAACAACAAACCAGTGTGCACAAAGCTTCTAAATATCTTATTATCGCCTAACACTTACATGTCAATGGAATACAAGGATCACCAGACCGCTGAAGAAGGTAATCatatgaaagagaaagataagagTAAACAAAGACTCCAGAGCAAACAAAGACAATCAGGAAACAGAAgggaacaacaaaacaaaaagcctctAACCGATACCCTGAGTTCTGAGATGATCTtgcattcataaaataaaaggaggacACGgagtaaaagaaacagaataaaagatgaacttatagaaactgaaaatatgacggaataaaaaatacaaaaggttAAAAGATAAAGCTAAGGAGTGTTTCCATAAAGTAcgaaaaaagataaagagataaaTGTGGTGGTGAGTGGGGGgcgacagagggaaagaaatcaggAGGTCCAACACCCAATTAATGAGTTattaaaaagagaggaaatggggaagaaattattaaataacttaaaggaatactgttttccaaaactgAACCACGTAAGTTTCTTGACTGAAGGCTCACCCAAAGGAATAGTGCATTACATGGAGGAAAGACCTCCCACGCGTTGTCAAAAAAGTCACTACagtgaaaaaatgttaaatacgCTGGTAAAACAATATTTATACAAACCGAAAACCACCAAGAGTTGCAAACAGATAAAGTGCAGTCGTTACCTCTGGTCAGCAGGAACGTGTGGGGTGGTGGTGTTGAGGTCATGATAAGCTGTGAGCATCCAATTTTTAAACCACGTGTATGTATGTAATTATTctgattaaaatttattaatacatAGTTTTATAATCACTTTTAGATATCCAGAGTTCCTTAAgtaaaaagattaattaaaacagaaattctaTCTGACTCACAATTTTAGAGAACTCCCGGTTGAATACATACATACCGAAGATATGGGtaaaagaaacaacccaaattttgATCTGGCAATCCTGACCACATGATGCCAATCGAAAAAACTGAAGACCACGCTCTCCAtctaaaaatgtgaatttgttaaaaataaataagaattgataaaacatttaaaccaaaaattttcaactttttattgaGATCTGTTAATTCTATCTATTCGTTTAAGCCATATTCAAAAGTGTTATTAACTAAACTTAAACCATAGAATGAAATGCtgattaaagaatttattttaaggtgCATCAAAGGATTATAACCCTGGCCACTGAAGTTACTACAAcaaaatacctttttatttaCCTTCTACTAAGAAGAACTCAAGGCTCCATGGGCCAATATTGAGCCACTAGGCCTGGGGCATCCTCCAACTCAATTTTAGAGTAAGGCTAGCACTGATGGGAAAAATTAGGAAGGAAAGTTATGAGTGCTAAATGTTTATTCccatcttaactttttttttttttaaggatatacCCACTTCTTAAAAGCTTAGTCTATAATTCACATGGAATAATAacgagattttttttccccatttgattTAATCAAGACAAAGACCGGAATTACATAAATCCAAAAGAGCATTAATTCGGTCTGTTTTATTTGGTAGAAATGATACAAATCAGGGAAAGTAATCAGTAAATTTGGTGTCACAAAAAATCCACTAGTTTTTAATGCTGAGATAATTTCAGTGTATAATTATATACACACTAGACAAGTTCCTAAATATTTGTAGCTAATCTAAATATTGATATCATCAACTCAGTGTTACATGAGTTCCACCTAATATCACAGATGCAGTTTCATCAAAGAAAGTTCTGGCACTGATATGCACTAATACACAATTATGTGGGTAAGCACAGGGGGAGGCTCATGTGAAGTGATTTTTACCTGAAATCTAAAAGATAACTAACAGTGAACCAGGTGATGGGTCCACATGTAAAACCCttggaaaaattagaaacatcCAAGGAACAaaaggagcccagtgtggcaAGTGAATCTCTGAGGCCAAGTGTGAGTTGAGAGGAGGCAGGCAAACAGAAGGTGTCTGGTGCTTACAGGCTTTATGTTTTGGATTTGGTATTTTATACCTTACCTCAATCTTATTTTAATCAGCCACTGATGGGTTTGAAATAGGGGAGTGCCAAAACCATCCTGCCCACCTTCCGGACCTGAGCTGTCCAATAAGGCAGTcactagccacctgtggctactggacacttgaaatgtggctagaaCAAACTTAAACGTGACATatatacacaccagatttcaaaaacCTAGTaccaaaaaatagtaaaatatcttACGTGTTACTATcaattattgaaatattttatatatgagtaaaataaattatatccttaaaattaatttcacctatgaCTAAAAAGTCTTACATTTACAATGTAGCTCACATTATATTGCTAATAGGACAGGACTGGTGGTGTAACAGGACTTGAGGCAGCAAAAGCAGGACTTCCATCCTAACACAGACGATGAAATAGAAGAGAGCTTCCCAATTCACTGTTATCTATTTAAAACCAAGAGTCTATCTATATtcagtttatatttctttttctaaaagctaATTGTGTTGTCAAAcatcttattttataaatttagctTTTGAAAGATTAAATTAGTAAACTGAAAATTTAGcttctgtttccaattttttaatttcacatttctCTTTGGAGATCAATATACGGTATTTTAAAATCCCACACCGCAACCAATAGGGTTAGGTCCTCTAAATTACCATATTCAAGAAATCCAGATCTACTATACAAAGTTGAGTCATCCCCAACATACATTAAAGAACCTGATTTTCCCTTATgatatttcttcatgatttcatTTTGATCAAGATAAAGGACAAGAATGATTCcttaaaaggaatgaattaaaaGGGCTTCTCATTTattaaagatgaaatgaaaatgaatacaaGAATTAAAAATCATACACAAATTACAAATAGGAACTACTAGCGCTTAAAGAGTAAAATAACTAACCAGAAACTGGCTGTGAAGAAAAATCACAGCAGGTAATTCCAAGATCGTGTGCTTTTTCACTATGTAGACACCTCATTTTATCATCCCACACTGTTAAATCTCCACATGAGGAGCCAGTGACAAAGAGGTTTCCATTCGGAGAAAACGCACAGGCCACCAAGGAGCCATCCTTAACACTACCACatctgaaataaaagcaaaaaaggggggaggggcttcATTTCATTTCAGAGTATCTTTTACTTTATATTACAATTTCTAACAGCAGCTTGTTATAGTAAAAATGGCTATCAGAGAACTAGAAAAGGCAACAGATGTCTATAGAAATATCATATGCTATAAACTGAGATATGCTTTTCCCAAAAAAAGGGCTTAAACACAATCTTAAGTAATGTATTCAAGCTTAAACTACGCAGATCCAAACCAAAGTCCATGTATCTTCATGTTTTTCCATATGGCAAGTCTgtataaacacattaaaatctacaaaacttaacaaaaaaagcTCTGACAACCAAAATATCAACTACagtcacatattttttaaaaacctatttttatTGGAAAACATGTTATTGGGGTCAAAAGTACTTTCAACTTTTGTATTAAAATCACCCTGAagcatcatctgcaaatataaaatacaaatagaaataaaatataaattccttatgaaaagaaaatgctgtGAATAAGTTAAAATTATCTTGGGAAGATAAAGAAGCAATGCGCtgacaatattaattttttctcaattaggaaaaataaactgATGAAAGCCTAAGAATAAGTGCAGGCTCCTAGCCAGTGCTTAAATCTACTGCAGTGTTATCTTTTCACAGCATACGTCAAGGAAGTGATGGCAGAGAGGCAGAATTCATCACCTGGTAAGTGAAAAATTCTTAGCTGACAGCTGTATTTCGTTCAGACAAAAAACCTGAAAGAGATTTCATTCCTTCTGCGCTGTCTCTTTAAACGGTTCATTAACGCCAGTTAAAGCACATCACCCTCTTCAACCCACAGACCTAAATCTAATGAGCAACAGTTGTTTCCCAGCTGGCATGTGCTCTGAATGATGCAGGGACAGGAAAAAGTATATTGGGCTGTTTTACTTGGTAACATTTAAAAGTTTATGCTAtttaatgtacttaatgtcactgtacacttaaaaacggCTGAAATGGTAAACTTTATGTGTTATTTATTTCACCATTAAAAGTACATAGCTTCCACGTTGGCAAGTTGTAACAGAACATTACCAGTATAAATTAATTGATGTATTTTCATCTAAAAGGAGTTTTTcaggtggttttttaaaaaatgataatacaaCACCACACCTCACAAGGTTCTTTCTTCTGGGATTGATCGTTCGCCCAGCAAGAATCCTAGTCAGGAACCAGCTGTGTTTCTTAGGCGAGACTTACCTACCATTACTCTATTACTGGGAACACTTGAGTCATCAATGacaaaaataaagcctaaaattACTGAATCTTACACaaaagactgttttctttttctagctcttaaagtaaaaaaatccataaaagtcTAACAAGACTAGCCCTTATTTTACAAGAGAAAGATTGGAGATTTAAAACTCTCAGGGCCAAGCAAATCTACTATAAAAACCATATTAAACATCTGTTTTTATAACCTTCAGAAGACAGGTCAAAATGTCTTTCCTTGTGATATGTGAAAATTATCAGCTGCTTAAGGTCATCAAAGTattctgctttctatttttatttattttttgggcaGACTTGTTAATAGGGTTAAAAACGGAAAGGGTTTAAATATTCATACCTATATAACTTGTATGACTGGGCATTCCATAAAACAACCGTTCCATCAGCTGCCCCTGATACCAAACAGGTGGAGTCTGGGGAAAACTGGCAAACCCTCACGGGGCTACCAGTGGGCTGTTCCATCACTGCCAAAGTCTCTCCATTCTGAGTATTCCACAGGACAGTGGTACCATCTGTTGAACAGGAAGCCAAAACATGTCCTGAAGGGGAGAAACAGCAGCAGTGGACAGCATAGGTGTGAAACTTCAATGGCGAGTGGGGCAGCTCGGTAAAGTCGCTTAGGGAGTACAGGCGAATTGTTTTGTCCAAAGAGCAAGTAGccaagagggaagaggagaacgCACAGCAGTTGACATCATCACCATGATCGGCTAAGGTGTGAATTAGTTTCACCATGTTCTTTATTTGAAGTAAAATGTCctgcaatttttaaataaaggttacTTCATCCTTAGAATCAAATAAATGCAACTCAAATCCATATAAAAGAGTCAAAATCAACTTAAGGATTTGCTCAGTGAAAGctccttcatatttttaaaggacaaacTGCTACACCTGAGATAATAATTTGGAGAGAAAACACCGGTAAGACTATAAACTCTGATGACCACAGTCACAACTGACACACCAATAAAGTTCCATTAG contains:
- the WDSUB1 gene encoding WD repeat, SAM and U-box domain-containing protein 1 isoform X1, which gives rise to MVKLIHTLADHGDDVNCCAFSSSLLATCSLDKTIRLYSLSDFTELPHSPLKFHTYAVHCCCFSPSGHVLASCSTDGTTVLWNTQNGETLAVMEQPTGSPVRVCQFSPDSTCLVSGAADGTVVLWNAQSYKLYRCGSVKDGSLVACAFSPNGNLFVTGSSCGDLTVWDDKMRCLHSEKAHDLGITCCDFSSQPVSDGERGLQFFRLASCGQDCQIKIWVVSFTHIFGFELKYKSTLSGHCAPVLACAFSHNGQMLVSGSVDKSVIVYDTNTESVLHTLTQHTRYVTSCAFAPNTLLLATGSMDKTVNIWQFDLETPCQARSTEDQAKQFTEDWSEDDVSVWLCAQGLSDLVGIFKMNNIDGRELLNLTKESLADDLKIESLGLRSKVLRKIEELRTKVKTLSSGIPDEFLCPITRELMKDPVIASDGYSYEKEAMENWISKKKRTSPMTNLVLPSVVLTPNRTLKMAISRWLETHQK